The Callospermophilus lateralis isolate mCalLat2 chromosome 4, mCalLat2.hap1, whole genome shotgun sequence genomic interval TTCTCTCTACATTTGCAGTGACATGTGATGTGATTTTGATGGTGAAGCTCAAAACCATTGTCCTAGAAGTGACATAAGTCAGATTACGGAAAAAAAAAGTGCAGACTTTCATTTCAGTGCTAAAAACGGTGTCATTTACAACTCTGAATTGTCCATTTTCTTAGCATTTGGGGAGTAAGGATTAGTTTCCTAAACCCTCTGGAGAAAATACTGCAAAAACAAGATTAGCATAGGAAACAAGGCCTAAGAGGCACATAATCACTATCTGAAATGGAGTCATTTGTAAAGCTTTATCCTATAAAACACCAGAGGGCAGAACTAGGTACCATACATGGATGTTATGGCAAGGCAGATCTAAAATATGCAATAAGAAAGaacctaatatttttttaaaggtccCAAAAAAGGTAGCATTAAGAGTTCACGGTTTTGGAAGTATTCAAGCAAAGGCAAGAAACACTTTTATAACTATTAGATGATTTCCTGCATTAAAAGGATAGGATATCCTTCTACCCTAAAATCATTTAATGACTTGTTTTATTAACATCTAGTTTTTCCTTGTGTATATCTTCAAATTTTAGCTTGAATTTCTTAAGCCACTAGAAACCTAAATACATCTCTGTCCCACATAAAACAGTACTACTTACTTGCTTTGCATCTGAAAAAGCTATTTTCAACATAAATGTGATTCAGAGTAAAATGGGGACTAGATTATTAGGTCCATCATTATCTACTCTTCCCTTCATAGGTTTCATAGTAGGACTTTTGATCAACCCTAACTATCCTTGAATGTAAGTGTATACATACACTTGAAATCCATTTGGAAATGTTTCTTTCATTACCAAATACAGAAATTTCTTATGGGTAACACAGCATAGTAGGAAAAGAATGTGTCTCAATCTACTGCCCTGTCAATATGTGTGCAGCCTTGAAAGAGTTAATCTTTTGAGTTTTTGTTCCTCATAAAACAAATTGTGAATAACTTAGTTTATGTCAGTTATTCAGTAGATGTTGGCCAATTTCACCAAGACACTGATATTTATTGTGGGGAAGATGATTTCCACTTATCTTGGGATATTTTAATTTGGCTAGGTGCTGTTTGTTACATAGCAATTCTTAAGTTTTTAAGACCATGGCAAGAACAAAATAAACCTAGAATTAAATCCTAGAATGTTCAAACTGTGTTCTAATCCAAACTTTTCACTTCAAGAAGAGGAAACATCAATTATTTACCTTGCCTCAAATGAATTACTATTCAAGTTGTGAGCCAAACCTTTCCGTGTCTAGCTAGTTCCAAAGCTGACTGTACATAAACATTCACTAAAATTATCACAAAAGACCAACAGTGAGAATTTAGCACTACCAGTATGATACTACAAACTTAAGTATCTGTTTTTTGCTTTACTCAGTTGCAAACAAAGACTGAGTGCAAATAAATCTGAACTTGTAAAAATATACCAAATACTATTTCAAACAAAATGCAAAGACTTAAGGAGCTTCCTGGCTTATTTTCAATAAGGTGATATTTAAAATCCTTTCCTGTTCTAATATGCTCTCATTGTAAATAtctagaaatagtaatgttctcaGTATAATCATATTCTCAATATAATAGGAAAAGTTTAGGGCCAGTAAAAGATACAGGTAGAAaaaagcagtggccacagaaGAAATTTATTCCAAATCCTAAATTCTGTGACTAATTACAAATATTTATGGAAAGAAAGTTAATTTCTTGATAATAGCAAGTTGGAAATCAGTACAATGGTAAACATTTTAAAGttaaaatcaaaaaataattttctataattACATCTACTGGATGAAAGAGAAAATTTTTCCTAGATGGTTTTCTTTTGGATCACTCTACTttcattatgtttatttttacctAATTATTCCAGGTGCAAAGGTCTAAAATCTATCTAGAATATGAATATTAATGAAAAACAGGTGATGGTAAAATACTCATCTCCTTGCCAGTGTATTTTAGCAATTCAAGTGTTTAGTAGCAGTGTGTCATCCAAAAACTTCACAATTTGTCAGTTTTTGAAAGTGTATTTTCTCAACATGTTAAATTCCCTTCCATTCCTAGCATACAAAATCCTTCCTTATgctgattcttttttaaaatatatgtttagttgttgacagacctttatttatgtatttatatgcatttctgagaattgaacccagtgcctcacacatgctaggcaagtgctttgccactgagctacaactcccagCCTCTTATGCTGATTCTTTTTAGGATTTAACAAAAGGGTATATATATTAAGTACAAGATTGAATTCTTTAACTTAAGTCACGgaacttttaaaagaatattgaTCATGAGAACAAACATCATAAAATAACAATGACTAATATCCTTGTTTAGAtaagttttattttcctttaaagtTTCTTAAGATTGTCCATGATTCCCCTGGGGGTCGGGGCACACTGGCTGCAGACAATGACACACATTAAATAAGTGGATCTGGTTCTGAGTATTAAATTTCGTATCTTAGTTTCCGTAGGCGGAACACTATCCAGAGAAGACTAGCTTTCCTGTGCTGCCTCTCCTCTGCAAGAACAGAAGATGCTAAAAGACCTCAGAACTTCTGAGGTTCTGACAATTCTTACTACCATTCTGATGACCTGTTTTCTGAAACTGAAGATATATCCAATCTTCCCAGGGAATGCTAATGTAGTTTTAcctcaagaaaaggaaataatagcAAACATTTGAAGTATTTCCTTTaggataaaaatataaattgatcTGTGAAGTCTTCTGATATCTTTTGACTCTCAGTAAGAAAACATGAAGATAAAGGAAGACAAGCAAGCTAATTCAATATGAAACACAATTAAATGTTTAAATAACAGAAGACTGGATGGCAACAGTTTCTTCAATTATTTTGAGAATGTAAGCAAAGAAACGGACTAAATGGAAAACTAAATGGATTTAAAAAGATGTAAAGAATTTAAGTTAAAggtctggggttatggctcagcagtagaatgctcgcctagcacgagtaaggccctgagttcgatcctcagcaccacataaaaataaataaaataaaggtattgtgtccaactacaaataaaaaaaaattttaaaaaaactaaaaaaatgaaagtaatgtgtccaactacaactaatatatatataaaatttaggtTAAGACAAAAATTTATGATATTGTTCCATATACTTAGAAGACCATCTTCAGTTCTGAGGGACAGGTTTCATTCATAGAACACTTTAAGCTCTGGATTCAGTGAAAATTGAATCATATTCACGATTATTATTGGCCCCTCCCATTCCGGTGGTTTTTATAAACATTATTATGAATCAATTTTGCCTCAAGATTCAATCCCTCAGCATAATTGCTCATTGCTGTCACAGGTCTATATAGGGGAAGCTGCAGCTTTCTTGAAAAGATTACAATAATCTGCAAAGGAAGAAGATTCAGAGTGAAGATTTGTGAGGTCAGGTCAAGTTGTTTCAACCATTAGACTAACTTTTCCTTTCAATTAATATAATTCTCACAATCGTCTTTATGCCAACAGAAAAGGAATAGTATAATTCCCAGATAaaagatgaaaaattaaaaaatctctcCCAAAACTTGAATGATATATTAAAGAACATAGCCTTTTCTGGATACGCAAGGTTTCCAAACcttgcattttctttattttgaaaaacaCATAGCATACTTGCCTTCCTTGCCCATTGCTTGGAAATACTTGTTACCTATCACATAAAGGAATGTTGTACTTCAGAAAAACGTATCAGAACTGCAGTCAAAAGTAGAATTTTAAATCCAAGAAAGAGTTCTTTGATTCCGTGTTTCATATTCACCAGGAACATAATTCAGTTTGATTAAGAGTTTATTCATTTGGGATTTGCAAACTAAGAAAAAGATGTATATTATGAAAACTGAAtattccaattttattcttcaaaaagaAGCCGTTCGAAATAGTGTTCAAGTTTGATTTTATGACAGAAATGCGGTTTGGAAAGATagtttacaaaataaaataaaggtcacgAAAAGAATAGAAGCTGAAGGATGGAGGGAGCGGGAAGAACTAAGAGAGCCGACAGCTCTAGAAACGGTACCTGTCCCAAAGTGGGTCTGCACGCCGCTGTCGCCTTACACAGCGCTCCTGGTAATCTCATCTACAAATCCCGGGGTGGGCCCCAGGTGCAAGACTCCTAAGGAGGGAAACCACATAAAGGATTCTGTTCTCCTGATGGGAAAAGTGGTCTCTACAGgctacaagcctctccacctgtttTCCTTTGGTTCCTTTGGCTGCCTGTGCCCGAGGGTCAACTCCAGCTAGGGTCCACTCGGCTGCCCAAGACCTAAGTTTACCGCGAGGTCCACTGCTGACCTAGGCAGCAAGTTTCCTGATGTTGCCAGTCGAGGAATCCTGCCCCCACGCGCTTTGCCTCTACGACAAACTCCGCCCTACTCAGCCTATCTTGCTCGGATCCTGCCGTTCTCTGGGCCAGGCTGGGGCCGCAGAACGCGGCCCTTGTTGAGGCAGTTAGGAGGGAGGGCGGGCACCGGCGCCAGGACCGTTAGTGCGCTCGCCCCTCTGGCGTGGGCGCGGCTGGGTCACACCTCCCTTAGCGGCGCGGTGTGTTTACCTGCGGGGGCCTCCCGGGGCGTACCCCAACTCACGCCGGCCGCCGGTGGGCTTCCATCTCCGTCCACTCGGCTTGGCCGCGCGGCTGTCCTCCCTCCCTCATCGCCTCCGTGGGCCTCCCCAGAACACCGCTACTTGGCAGCTGACTCACTCTCCCGGCAAACTGACCAATCCTTTTTGGAGTTCAAGATTCCCGCCGCTCTACTTGCACTACGTCGGtcccctcttttcttttctttttttttccccctttaactTTCACCTGGGTTAGGCTATACTGAACCTAAACTTTCATCTAGGATGTCTCTCCCAGGGGATTTGGAGAGGATGCGGAAAGCAAGTAGCCGCTGTCCCGGGTGTACGCCTACAGGCGACGccccgggcggggcggggcggagcAGGAGGGCCTGGGTCGGCGGCGGGCGGGGCGGAGCAGCTCCCTTACCGGGGAGCCCCCGGGCTCGTCCCAGCCCGGCCGCTCCTACCCTAGTACGGCTGCCAGCGAGTCCGCGGAAAAGCGGCCGGCGGGCGATGGAGACTGGGAGACACACGGCGAGAGGAGGCGGGGTTGGGGAGGCGCGGAGTGCGCGGGGGCGGAGGCTGGCAGGGGGCGCTGGAGGCTGGAGCGGTCCGTGCGCTCCCGGCGCCCGAGGGTACTGGAGGCTCTGAAGCGGCTGCCGCACCGGGGCCGGGCGGCGGCTGGGCCGGGGCGGGGGGCGCTGCCGCCGCCGGGGGCGTCGCCGGCCTCGGCCCCTTTGTTCTCGCGCGCTCCCCCTCGCCGCCCACTCCCCTGCTGTCGCGCGGCggcggtggtggtggtggtggcggcggcggcggctcctCCCGCCCGAGGCAGTCGGGCTCGGCGCCGGGGGCGGGAGGGGGCGGGGGGAGCGCGCCTGCCGCCGAGAGTGGGGGGCGATGGCGAAGCTCCGGGTGGCTTACGAGTACACGGAAGCCGAGGACAAGAGCATCCGGCTGGGCTTGTTTCTCATTATCTCCGGCGTCGTGTCGCTCTTCATCTTTGGCTTCTGCTGGCTCAGTCCCGCGCTGCAGGATCTGCAAGCCACGGCCGCCAACTGCACGGTGCTGTCGGTGCAGCAGATCAGCGAGGTGTTCGAGTGCACCTTCACCTGTGGCGCCGACTGCAGGGGCACCTCGCAATACCCCTGCGTCCAGGTCTACGTGAACAACTCGGAATCCAACTCCAGGGCGCTACTGCACAGCGACGAGCATCAGCTCCTAACCAACCCCAAGGTAAGGACGTCCGCCCCTGGCGCCCAGGGGCTCCAGCGAAGAACGCCTTGCTCCTGCGGAGCCCTGGAGATTTGGAGACAGCATAGGGTTAGACCCGTGCGGAGTAGTTCGGAATGGGTTCTGGTTGCTAGGAAGAGACAGGCATCGAAAGCTGTACACAAACCCAAAGTGAGTTCATCAGGGAGCCCCAGGTATCCGGTCCTTCGGGTGGGTTTGTGCAAGTGACAATCAGTCGTGCCCCCCCCCAAATCTCTTTACACACCTATCTTGTCTGGCCTCAGATTTTGAGGCCCGGACTCAGTCGGGTCTGGCGCTTACAGGACGGGATTTGGAGAAATGCAAGCTGCAGAGAAAGTTAACTTTTCCTTCCATGAAAGCCCTTGGGCAGCGAGGATCCACCTACTCCCGCACACGGTCAGCGACGGTCCGAGCTGCAGCAAAAACTTAGATGTAATGACTTTTGTTAGGAGGTCGAGGGGGAGGGGTCTCTTAGCCCCTTGAAAGATGTTAAGAGAGATCCTTTCTTTTACCACTAAACAGACCTTTTAAACCTGGGGTCTAAAGATAAACGTGAAATTCTACGTAGGTCCATTTTGGACGGTCCTGTGGGATGCTAGTGACTCTGTGTATCTAGGCATAATCAGGAGCGGTCTGTAGAACAGTACAACTTACTGAAAATAGAAAACCCTCAGTGAAATATACCAAACAGTCCTTTCCTGACAACTTTCGATGTCACaagcataaaagaaaaaaagaaaagaaaatctggtTAGGATTCTCGGGCTGGAGAGCTGAGGAGACTCAGAAAACTGTTCCCAGTGGAgaaaaatacttataaaaagcAGTGAACTAATTGAGCTTCCCAGTGCATATGCTTCTGCAGGAAGGGTTTTGATTCTTCCTTTGGTCTTTCCTACTATCTTTGTTGCTTAACTATCAAagtaaaggtgtgtgtgtgtttttaaaagtTACTGACACTTTTTCTCTTTGTGAGGGCCCTGCCTGAACACCAAGCAGGAAAGCAGTCCAAAAGAAAATGAACTATGTGTTCACAGGATAACTTTGTATTAAATGTGGCAAATTGCATTTATATTTGTCTCTCAAAAAATtctgaattaatattttaaagtatttaaaaaacaaacttacTGTTGCTGTGTAGTAAAATTAATGATCTTTTCTTCAAAACAGGAAATCCTTGaatatgagaaaagaaaaaataattacatattAGAAGTCAGACTTTTCTTAGAAAAATGCTCATGCTAACAAATTAATATTCATTTGCcttaaaatgaagataatacaaagaaattaataaatatagGAGTAAGAACATAGAATGCAGAATTTAGAATATGATGTTCAAGCTCATGAAGAAGTGATAATTTCTCAAAGACATGTTATAAATTAGTCTGCTTAATGCTTAGTtatgtttaaaaagaaatatcagggttttaaaaactgttttttagttatccaaccagtaatataaaaAAAGGGTGCCAAGGAGTAGTAATGATTTAGAAATTATATGATAGTTTATCATTTAGTTTTTACAGTTGGTAAAACATTGCTAATTACTTGAAGACTGTGGTTTAGTCACTAATAAATTAATTATatgtatgtacatgtatgtgtatatacatgaaCGTATAtgcatctatatctatctatctatctatatatcagtaaATGATTAGTATCTAACCATGACATTGACAAATTAGAATTTGCTACAGGAAGGCTGCTTCCCAATTTCCAGGCAATTGTTCAGGATCTGGCAGAAAAGGTAAATTGAAATCATTAGGACATTGATTTTTAAATCACTGGAAAGCAATCACAATTGCCTTATGTAATACCAAGATATTTCTCTCTGTGTCTgtttctctcttccccctcctcaaaTAATCTGGTATTTTCCAGTATCAGTTCAGAACTCAGCAATAGTTATTTTAAAGAAGAACCTGAACAAAATCACATCTTATGAAGGGAAGTATTCAGGAAATGACAGAACAGGAAGATGATATATTTATGTTACAAAAAGTGAACAACATTTCTATCAACTTAGGCCAGGTTTCCTCAGTCAAACCAATATTTCTCTATTTATCCAGATGACAGGGTGTTGTGGCACATATAGGACATAAATTTGCTTTTCAATatcacctttttatttttgatcaaTTAAATACTCAATTTGGAAATTTTTGTAAGCAATTTGTGTTGAGAAAATTCAGTGCAACTACAATATTGTGGCAGAGTCAAGTACATGAGCGGATTGTTTTCCCAGTGTCCTTGCAATTAGATAGTGTCCCCTGCCCTTGCAGTGCACCTTGGCCCCCTAGACCTTTTCTTGCCTTCCCTTACTTACCTCTTTAATGGAGGTTTAATTTTCCCACCTATTCCTTTCATTCCGTGGATCCCAGCCACCTTCCACCTTCTCTTCACATCCCACCACCACAGGAAACAACTTAGGAAATCACTTAGAAAAATAGAACAAGCACTTTTTCTTCTCCCTTGAATTTGCTGCATTAATCAAAATAAAAGACAGGTCAGGGAAAGAATTTTACAAATGTATAACTTCGTAAGCCATAAACTACTAAAGATGTTGATTTTTGActaataatttctttaaaattaagtTCTCTTCagtttatttacatttttcttcAAGTCCTTATTCTCTAAAGCAGTCACTGTATCTATCATGTAATGTGGTATTCAAGGCAAGTAATTATCCATGGGAGATGACTTGTTCTGAGGATTAACCATAGTGAAATCTAAATTTGGGGTTCACTTTCTCTTACTACTCTCCCCATCCCTCCCCTGTCCCTGTCACACCACTGTCTCTTTGTAACTCAGCAGTTAAGTGTGCCAAGAGCTTTggttctcaactatggttgcacaGTGGAATTATCTGCgaactttaaaaagaaatcctTATGCTCGGGTCCAATGCTCAAGAGATTTCAACCTTCAGAGATGTCTTGGGTGGGGCCTGGGTATTGGTGTTTTTATTCAGAGTTCTTCTCGTGATTCTAATAGGTAGATAAGAAATGAAAACCACTGTTTTGGACAGTGACCTCATCTACTGTTTAAGAAAAACAACATTAGAAGCAAAAGGACTCATGTAATTGATATTTGTGTTTTCGGGATAAAAGATCTTGTTGACACTACTGAAGACAGGAGGTTGATATAAAAAGAGAAACCCAAGGAAAGTCTTAAGGCAAGGAagagaataatttaaaattaggtggaaatgatcatttaaaattagtttaagtgaaaTGAACTCATGCAATTCCAGACGATTGGATTTGCATCAATATATACATTGGAT includes:
- the Kcnmb4 gene encoding calcium-activated potassium channel subunit beta-4 → MAKLRVAYEYTEAEDKSIRLGLFLIISGVVSLFIFGFCWLSPALQDLQATAANCTVLSVQQISEVFECTFTCGADCRGTSQYPCVQVYVNNSESNSRALLHSDEHQLLTNPKCSYIPPCKRENQKNLESVMNWQQYWKDEIGSQPFTCYFNQYQRPDDVLLHRTHDEIVLLHCFLWPLVTFVVGVLIVVLTICAKSLAVKAEAMKKRKFS